From Nocardia sp. NBC_00416:
CGCTGCGGCCGATCCGGTTCATCCGCGACGCCGAATCCTCCAGCCCCAGTACCAGTCCGCCGCGCAGCGACCCCTTCGCCCGGGCACATTCGGCATCGGTGATGCCGTCGGCGGCGACCTCTTCGAGCACCCCGCGAGCAAGCCCGGCGACCTCGCCGAGATTCTCCGGCTGACAACCCAGATACACCGAGAACGCACCGGTGTCGGCGAAGGTGTCCACACTCGAGTACACCGAATACGCCAGTCCCCGTTCCTCTCGGATCCGCTGGAACAACCGGGAACTCAGACCGCCGCCGATCACCGTGTTGAGCACCGACAGCGGCCAGCGCAGCTGTCCCTCGTGGCGGCCGTAGGCCCGCACACCGAACACCAGATGTGCCTGTTCGCTGTCCCGGTTGCTCCAGGTCAGGGTCGGTTCCTCGCGAGTGCGGAAACGGCCCTCCCGCCGCGGCGCCGGCAGCGCGTCGGCGGCCAGCCGGTCGGCGACCGCACGGTGCACCAGTTCCACCGTGTGCTCGTGTTCGATATTGCCCGCGACCGCGACGACCATCCGGTCGGGGGTGTAGCGACGTTGATGGAAGGAACGCAGCTGACTCGCCCGCATCCCCTCGATGGATTCGACGGACCCGATGATCGGCCGCCCGATGGGGTGATCACCGAACAGCGCGGTGAGGAAGGCATCGCCGACGAGATCCTCCGGATCGTCGTCGCGCATCGCGATCTCCTCCAGCACGACCTGCCGCTCCACGTCGACGTCCGCGGCCCGGCACAGACCGTTGAGCACCACATCGGTGACCAGGTCCACCGCCAACGGCAGATCCTCGTCCACCACGTGGGCGTAGTAGCAGGTCTGCTCCTTGGCGGTGAAGGCGTTGAGCTCCCCGCCTACGCCGTCCATGGCCTCGGCGATATCCAGCGCCGACCGTGTCGGCGTGGCCTTGAACAGCAGATGTTCCAGAAAATGCGCCGCGCCGGCGACGGTCGGGCCCTCGTCGCGCGAGCCGACTCCCACCCAGACTCCGATGGACGCCGAACGTACGCCGGGCACCTGCTCGGTCACCACCCGCAGACCACCCGGCAGGACGGTACGCCGCACTCCGTTGTCGATATCGACGGTTTCGCCGATCCGCCACGTCGATGACGAACCCCCCTGGCCACTCGGGCGCAGGGGGGCCGTCGATTTCTGCTCCGTCACACGACCAGTACTACTCGGTCGCGGCCGCGTCCGCATCGGCGGGGACCTCGTCGGCGTTCTCGTCGACGGGAACCAGCGAGATCTTGCCGCGGTTGTCGATATCGGCGATCTCCACGCGCAGTTTGTCGCCCACGTTCACCACGTCCTCCACCTTGGCGACGCGCTTGCCGTTGCCGAGCTTGGAGATGTGCACCAGACCGTCGCGCCCCGGCAGCAGCGAGACGAACGCACCGAACGCCGTGGTCTTGACCACGGTGCCGAGGAATCGCTCGCCCACCTTGGGCAGCTGCGGGTTGGCGATGGCGTTGATCGCGTCGATCGCGGCCTGCGCCGACGGGCCGTCGGTCGCGCCGACGAACACCGTGCCGTCGTCCTCGATGGAGATGTTGGCGCCGGTGTCCTCGGTGATCTGGTTGATCATCTTGCCCTTGGGCCCGATCACCTCGCCGATCTTGTCGACCGGGATCTTGATCGCGGTGACCCGCGGGGCGTACGGGCTCATCTCGTCCGGGGTGGTGATGGCCTCGGCCATCACGTCCAGGATGGTGGTGCGGGCGTCGTGCGCCTGGCTCAGCGCACCGGCCAGCACCTGCGAGGGAATACCGTCGAGCTTGGTGTCGAGCTGCAGGGCGGTGACGAAACCGCGGGTACCGGCGACCTTGAAGTCCATATCGCCGAACGCGTCCTCGGCGCCGAGGATATCGGTCAGCGCCACATAGCGGACTTCCTGCGCACCGGCGTCGTTGGTGACGGTGTCCGACACCAGGCCCATCGCGATACCGGCGACCGGCGCCTTCAGCGGCACACCGGCGTTCAGCAGCGACAGCGTCGACGCGCAGACCGAACCCATCGACGTGGAGCCGTTGGA
This genomic window contains:
- a CDS encoding M16 family metallopeptidase, with the protein product MRTRPRPSSTGRVTEQKSTAPLRPSGQGGSSSTWRIGETVDIDNGVRRTVLPGGLRVVTEQVPGVRSASIGVWVGVGSRDEGPTVAGAAHFLEHLLFKATPTRSALDIAEAMDGVGGELNAFTAKEQTCYYAHVVDEDLPLAVDLVTDVVLNGLCRAADVDVERQVVLEEIAMRDDDPEDLVGDAFLTALFGDHPIGRPIIGSVESIEGMRASQLRSFHQRRYTPDRMVVAVAGNIEHEHTVELVHRAVADRLAADALPAPRREGRFRTREEPTLTWSNRDSEQAHLVFGVRAYGRHEGQLRWPLSVLNTVIGGGLSSRLFQRIREERGLAYSVYSSVDTFADTGAFSVYLGCQPENLGEVAGLARGVLEEVAADGITDAECARAKGSLRGGLVLGLEDSASRMNRIGRSELSYGNHRSVSETLARIDAVTTEEVGEIAAALLSRPFAASVAGPYHRVRDLPASVRRLTAS